TTAGTTTCTATTCTTCCACTAGTAAAATCAAAAGATTTAAGGCTGGGGTCAAAAGGATTAACGAATCCTGATGCCTGTTCCCGCGATTGTTCTATAAGTAAGTATCCGTCTTCAACAAAAAGATTTTCTTTTTGATACAATTGTAATTCTTGATTGAAGGCACCACCTTCCCAAATATTCCATTCTAATAAACCTTCATTAAAGTTGTCTTCCCAAACCAGTTCCCAGCCTACCACATCTTCAGCGGTCAAATCGAAGCCCGCATCTAAAACTTCCGGAAGTTCTTTAATCACTTCTTCTTCAGGTGGGTTTTGAGCCTCTGGTTCGGGATTTTCCGGGATTATGGTTATTGATGTATCCTCATTTCCAGAACAAGAAAAAACGATAATCGTGGCAAGTAGACAAATATATTTCATACCTTTTTTAGGTTGAAGATACGTAAATCCAAGTTGTTATTTAAGCCTTTTAAAATTCAGTAGTCTCACGTCCATAGCTGAAGAACCAGGGATAGTAGGTGCTTTCAAGGTCACTACTCCAATTTCTTTTTTGAGGAAAATTTCCCCCAGTCGTTTTCTTTTAAAGTTTTTCACATAAGATTCTCCTCGGATAAAGCGATCGTTTTCCATCCCTCTAAGTGGTGGGTCGTGAGACGCTGTAATACGGGTCACCAAGGTACTTTGTCCATTTATTAATTCAACGGCTACTCCTTCATTTCCATCGGCCAGGGTATAGTAAAGGTCTACCTCGAATTTTCCATCGTCAAGTACTTCTATTTCCCAAGTTATGGAATCCTTTTGGCTGATCCAATTAGTAAAAAAGGTGTCATTTGGATAATGATTGCTGCGTAGTATATTACCGTGGGCAACACCGTCGCGGGCGGGTAGTTGCGTGTATTCAAAATCTGGATGTCCTAATGTGAAAGGGCGGTCATCTTCGGCTCTTGAAATGGGCAAGGTCTCTTTCAACCATTTTGTTTTGGCTTTGAGTAATGAATCCCTTATTTGTGGAAGTTGTGCTGAAAGATCTATTTGTTGTGCCCTATCATTTTCGATATCGTACAAACGGTTTTCTTGATCTAATCGATATTTCTGCGAACGTACCGAGGTATTGTTTCCCCAGCTGTTATATACAAATCTAGAGTTCCATTCTTCCGGTGTGTCAAAAAGAAGAGGGGAGAGGTCTTTCCCGTCTAGAGCTCTACTAGTTTTACCCTCGGAATTTGTTAACGCCGTAAGTGTTGGTACTATATCAATTGCACTTGCGATTTCTTTAATAGTTTTCCCTGCAGGTAAGGTATTTTTCCATTGCATAAAAAACGGAGTGCGTACACCCCCTTCATCAGGAGATCCTTTTCTACCGCGCATGCCGCCATTCCAGCGCCAGCTGTTGGGCCCGTTATCCGACATAAAGATGATGATGGTATTTTCCTCTAGATTCAATTCTTTTAGTTTGGATTGAATACGCCCCACGTTGACATCAATATTTTCTACCATGGCCAAGGCAGCTCTGGTAAAGTTTAGTTCTTCCTTTCCGCTTCCTTGATAATTTCTTTTCAGCAAACGGTCCTTAAAACGATTCCAATAGCCGTCAGGTACTTGCATAGGACTATGTGGTGTGTTAAATGGTAGGTAAAGGAAGAAAGGCGTTTCACGATTTTTGGTAATGAAACTTAGTCCTTTATCGGTAAGGTCATCTACTAAAAAACCATTTCCTTTTACTATTTTACCATTGTGCTCTAACATTGGGCTAAAATAGTTGCCCCAGTGTCCTGAAGCGAATCCATAAAAATCATCAAAGCCTCTGGCATTAGGATGGTACGGTGGTTGCATTCCACTATGCCATTTCCCGTAAGCAGCGGTGCGGTACCCTTCTTTTTTTAGAATGTCCGCTATTGTAGTTTCACCTAAATTAAGGCGTTCACCTCCGGCGGAAGTATCGTAAACACCTAGTCTAGTGTAATGACGACCCGTCAATAATTCTGCCCTGGTAGGGGAACATACAGGTTGCACGTAAAAATTTTCGAAAGAAACACCATGTTCCGCTATGGCATCAATATTAGGAGTACTTAGGTTTGGATTTCCGTTAAGGCTCAAATCCCCCCAGCCTTGATCATCGGTCATAATTAGAATGACGTTTGGTTTTGTGGTTGTCTTCTGAGCTGTAGAATTCGTTACGTTGGCTTCCTCCTTACAAGAAAATAAAAGGAGGCTCAAAAGCAGGAAATTTAAAGTTCTTTGCATGTAATGCCGTTTTACTTTTAGAAAGTTTAAGATAAGTATTTAAATATATTAAAACTATCGGACGGGTTTAGAGCGGTTTATGGTTGCTATTTTACGGTACAATTAAAGTCAAATTGTCTTACTTTTAATATCGTATTAAAAGGTAGAAATATTAGTTTATGAAATATTTATCATTTCTAGTAGTGTTCGGATTCATGATACTTTCTTGTAAAGAAAAGATTCCGAACAAGCAGGGCAATACAGTTGATGTTAAATCGATGGAGATCCTGGATACTGTTCCCGAAAAAGAAGAAATACAGGAAAAAAGCTTTAGGTCGTTAGACGGTTTAGCAGATTCTACCTTTGTTAGGTTAGCAGACTTTAGTGATGGTTTTGCCTATGATATGCGTTATGCTACGGACAACAATTTTTTAAAGGCTCAGGTTTATGACTGTGCGGAATGTTATACGCGGGTCAAAACCGTAAAGGCATTATTAGCGGTAAATGAAGAATTTAGAAGTAAAGGGGTTAAGATTAAATTCTTTGATTGCTATCGCCCTAACGATGTGCAGTATAAAATGTGGAAAATTGTTCCAAATCCTCAGTACGTGGCAAATCCTGTTAAAGGATCAATACATAACAAAGGTGGTGCCGTGGATATTACTTTGGTCACTTTATCGGGTGAGGAGCTGGATATGGGAACTGACTTTGATTTTTTTGGTAAAAGGGCATATCATGATAATATGGACTTACCGCAGGAGGTATTAGACAATAGAAAGCTGCTCAAGGAGACCATGGAGAAACACGGTTTCTGGTCTACGAGAACAGAATGGTGGCATTATAATTTACAAGGAGCGTCAAAGGACCCCATAGCAAACTTTAAATGGGATTGTGATGGCTTATAGTTCAGTACGAGGATTATTGGGTCTGTTAATCATTATTAATATAGTTAGTTGTACTACCCAAGAAAGAATAATTGATTTGTGGCCAGAAGGGAAAATACCAAATCAAATAGAAAGCAACATAGAAGAAGTTCATGAATTTACTGACATATTAAGGATTAGCAAGGTTCATAAACCTACTATTGAAGTCTTTTTACCGGATAAGTCGATTGCCACTGGCCAAGCGTTATTAATTTTTCCTGGCGGAGGGTACAAAATACTGGCCTATGATAAAGAAGGAACCGATGTTGCTAAATTTTTGAATGAAAGAGGTATAGCGGGCATAGTGGTCAAATATCGGTTGCCCTCTGATGCTATGCAGATAGATAAGCACAAAGTTCCCTTGATAGATGCACAAAGAGCTATAAGAATTGTAAGAAGCAGGGCAGGTGAGTGGAATATAGACCCAGAACAAATCGGGATAATCGGTTTTTCCGCCGGAGGCCATTTAGCATCCACTTTGGGCACTAAATATCGTCATACCATGTACTCGCCCGTC
This genomic window from Maribacter sp. MJ134 contains:
- a CDS encoding arylsulfatase encodes the protein MQRTLNFLLLSLLLFSCKEEANVTNSTAQKTTTKPNVILIMTDDQGWGDLSLNGNPNLSTPNIDAIAEHGVSFENFYVQPVCSPTRAELLTGRHYTRLGVYDTSAGGERLNLGETTIADILKKEGYRTAAYGKWHSGMQPPYHPNARGFDDFYGFASGHWGNYFSPMLEHNGKIVKGNGFLVDDLTDKGLSFITKNRETPFFLYLPFNTPHSPMQVPDGYWNRFKDRLLKRNYQGSGKEELNFTRAALAMVENIDVNVGRIQSKLKELNLEENTIIIFMSDNGPNSWRWNGGMRGRKGSPDEGGVRTPFFMQWKNTLPAGKTIKEIASAIDIVPTLTALTNSEGKTSRALDGKDLSPLLFDTPEEWNSRFVYNSWGNNTSVRSQKYRLDQENRLYDIENDRAQQIDLSAQLPQIRDSLLKAKTKWLKETLPISRAEDDRPFTLGHPDFEYTQLPARDGVAHGNILRSNHYPNDTFFTNWISQKDSITWEIEVLDDGKFEVDLYYTLADGNEGVAVELINGQSTLVTRITASHDPPLRGMENDRFIRGESYVKNFKRKRLGEIFLKKEIGVVTLKAPTIPGSSAMDVRLLNFKRLK
- a CDS encoding alpha/beta hydrolase; the encoded protein is MAYSSVRGLLGLLIIINIVSCTTQERIIDLWPEGKIPNQIESNIEEVHEFTDILRISKVHKPTIEVFLPDKSIATGQALLIFPGGGYKILAYDKEGTDVAKFLNERGIAGIVVKYRLPSDAMQIDKHKVPLIDAQRAIRIVRSRAGEWNIDPEQIGIIGFSAGGHLASTLGTKYRHTMYSPVDEIDKISARPDFMALLYPVITMREKTHKGSRDNLLGKNAAQDLILQYSIENQITENTPPTYVIHAMDDTVVPVENSEYFHTMHNLKSKAGCRLYLFEKGGHGFGLAQGDTVLKKWPFNLIEWMNSLETE
- a CDS encoding M15 family metallopeptidase, producing the protein MKYLSFLVVFGFMILSCKEKIPNKQGNTVDVKSMEILDTVPEKEEIQEKSFRSLDGLADSTFVRLADFSDGFAYDMRYATDNNFLKAQVYDCAECYTRVKTVKALLAVNEEFRSKGVKIKFFDCYRPNDVQYKMWKIVPNPQYVANPVKGSIHNKGGAVDITLVTLSGEELDMGTDFDFFGKRAYHDNMDLPQEVLDNRKLLKETMEKHGFWSTRTEWWHYNLQGASKDPIANFKWDCDGL